One stretch of Schlesneria sp. DSM 10557 DNA includes these proteins:
- the typA gene encoding translational GTPase TypA, translated as MKTRRNDIRNIAIIAHVDHGKTTLVDCLIKASGQFRESQVQQDCILDSNDLERERGITILAKNIALNYMGTKINIIDTPGHADFGGEVERVLQMADGCLVLVDAFEGPRPQTRFVLQKALEVGLQPIVVVNKIDRSDARPNDVLSETFDLFVELGADDATLDFPYIFASGRAGFATHDPKVYGDTIQPLLDMIIEKVPGPVTNVDGPFQMMVTSLAYSEFVGRIATGRIVGGSIKPGQKVVLLKADGSKVADQVVTVEVFDKLGRATVEEATAGDIVALTGLKNPEIGDTVACPLNPIPLPRISVDEPTLSMLFTINSSPLAGKEGGGKFLTSRHIRARLMRELESNVALRVEEFGDKDAFKVSGRGVLHLSILVETMRREGYELSVGKPTVIRKEVDGKMCEPFEILVIDVPTEFVGPVMEICGNRRGELIEMSGNDAGSTHLEFSIPSRGLIGIRTRMLNATKGEAVIHHRFEQYKPVEGTLPHRQNGVLVSQERGKAVGFALFKLQERAEMFVAPGDEVYEGMIVGENSRDNDMVVNPIKEKQLTNMRASGSDENISLKPPRRLSLEAALEYIEDDEYVEVTPQVVRLRKIRLTEQERKREVRSSSNV; from the coding sequence ATGAAAACCCGACGGAATGACATTCGCAACATTGCAATTATTGCTCACGTCGATCACGGCAAAACGACACTGGTCGATTGCCTGATCAAAGCCAGCGGTCAGTTCCGCGAGTCGCAAGTCCAGCAGGACTGCATTCTGGATTCTAACGATCTCGAACGCGAACGCGGGATCACCATTCTCGCCAAAAATATCGCCCTGAACTACATGGGCACTAAAATCAACATTATCGACACCCCGGGCCACGCGGATTTCGGCGGAGAAGTCGAACGCGTGCTGCAGATGGCAGACGGGTGTCTGGTGCTGGTTGATGCTTTCGAAGGCCCCCGTCCACAGACCCGATTCGTGCTTCAGAAGGCACTGGAAGTCGGCCTGCAGCCAATCGTTGTTGTCAATAAGATCGATCGTTCCGATGCCCGCCCCAATGACGTGTTGTCCGAAACATTCGACCTGTTCGTCGAACTCGGGGCCGATGACGCGACGCTCGATTTTCCTTACATTTTCGCAAGCGGCCGTGCAGGTTTCGCAACCCACGATCCGAAAGTCTACGGCGACACGATTCAGCCGCTGCTTGACATGATCATCGAAAAAGTGCCAGGGCCCGTCACGAATGTGGACGGGCCCTTCCAGATGATGGTGACTTCGCTGGCCTATTCCGAATTCGTTGGCCGTATCGCGACCGGTCGTATTGTCGGTGGATCGATCAAGCCAGGCCAGAAAGTCGTCTTGCTCAAGGCCGACGGTTCCAAGGTGGCTGATCAGGTTGTGACGGTCGAGGTCTTCGACAAACTGGGACGAGCCACCGTCGAAGAAGCCACGGCCGGGGATATCGTCGCCCTGACCGGTCTCAAAAATCCTGAGATTGGTGATACCGTCGCCTGCCCGCTCAATCCGATCCCGCTGCCAAGAATCAGCGTGGACGAGCCCACATTGTCGATGCTGTTCACGATCAATTCCTCGCCGCTTGCCGGAAAAGAAGGGGGGGGCAAGTTTCTCACCAGCCGCCACATCCGTGCCCGGCTGATGCGAGAACTGGAATCGAACGTCGCACTTCGCGTAGAAGAATTTGGCGACAAGGACGCTTTTAAGGTTTCGGGCCGCGGCGTGCTGCATCTGTCGATTCTCGTTGAAACCATGCGACGTGAAGGATACGAACTGTCTGTCGGCAAGCCGACCGTCATTCGCAAAGAAGTCGATGGCAAGATGTGCGAGCCATTCGAAATTCTCGTCATTGATGTCCCCACGGAATTTGTGGGTCCTGTCATGGAAATCTGTGGCAATCGCCGCGGTGAACTGATTGAAATGTCGGGCAACGATGCCGGTTCAACGCATCTCGAATTCTCAATCCCTTCACGTGGTCTGATCGGAATTCGAACCCGAATGCTGAACGCCACCAAGGGTGAAGCTGTGATTCACCACCGCTTCGAGCAGTACAAGCCGGTCGAAGGAACACTGCCCCATCGTCAGAACGGTGTGCTGGTATCGCAGGAACGAGGCAAGGCCGTCGGCTTCGCTTTGTTCAAGCTGCAGGAACGAGCGGAAATGTTTGTCGCACCGGGCGACGAAGTCTATGAAGGGATGATCGTGGGTGAGAACTCACGCGATAACGACATGGTCGTGAATCCCATCAAGGAAAAGCAGCTCACCAATATGCGGGCTTCAGGATCCGACGAAAACATCTCTCTGAAGCCACCACGACGATTGTCTCTCGAAGCGGCGCTGGAATATATCGAAGATGACGAATATGTCGAAGTAACGCCGCAGGTTGTTCGTCTCCGTAAGATCCGGCTGACGGAACAGGAACGCAAACGCGAAGTTCGCAGTTCTTCAAACGTCTGA
- a CDS encoding PP2C family serine/threonine-protein phosphatase → MKLRVGWLSVVGKRDNNEDACYVDPRNRFFLVADGMGGQSAGERASGLAMELVPRKLQLIDFEKSTPEAAIKIIDEAITQANYEIMALGELDPKLKNMGTTITFIVHVAGTMFVGGVGDSRVYLLRGDKLQQLTTDHSLTQALIEAGTLTPEEAVNHRYKNVLYRYLGCKEGGAGTNPKQVRPQAGDRFLICSDGVTGGADDSTLCEVLARGTDPQKTAEAVVQAATDGGSKDNITGVVLFVDQV, encoded by the coding sequence ATGAAGTTGCGAGTGGGTTGGCTGAGTGTCGTCGGCAAACGCGACAATAATGAAGACGCGTGCTACGTAGACCCCCGTAACCGATTCTTCCTGGTCGCGGACGGGATGGGAGGCCAATCAGCGGGCGAACGGGCTAGCGGGCTGGCGATGGAACTCGTTCCCCGGAAGCTGCAACTGATCGACTTTGAAAAATCCACGCCAGAAGCCGCAATCAAGATCATCGATGAAGCGATTACGCAGGCCAACTACGAAATCATGGCCCTGGGCGAACTCGATCCCAAACTGAAAAACATGGGGACCACGATTACGTTCATCGTGCACGTCGCCGGAACGATGTTCGTGGGGGGCGTGGGAGACAGTCGGGTTTACCTGCTGCGGGGCGATAAATTGCAGCAGCTTACGACCGACCACTCGTTGACCCAGGCGCTGATCGAAGCCGGTACGTTGACTCCGGAAGAGGCAGTGAATCACCGCTATAAGAACGTCCTTTACCGTTATCTCGGTTGCAAAGAAGGGGGCGCCGGCACGAATCCGAAGCAGGTTCGCCCACAGGCCGGAGATCGGTTTCTGATCTGTTCTGACGGGGTCACCGGGGGCGCCGATGATTCGACTCTGTGCGAAGTTCTGGCACGAGGGACCGATCCTCAGAAAACTGCGGAAGCCGTTGTTCAGGCGGCAACCGACGGTGGATCGAAGGACAATATTACCGGTGTTGTGTTGTTCGTCGACCAGGTGTAG
- a CDS encoding DUF1559 domain-containing protein, producing the protein MPTRQRRKGFTLIELLVVIAIIAMLVALLLPAVQKAREAARRAQCQNNLKQIGLALHNYHDVHRVLPPGQINNTFLTDNVGRYANPAEARTYQPRNTNNLGLHGTSWMLHILPNIDQAPLYNSYFFGDNVRTNGEFGFQTQDLALIYPPRTEIAVFYCPSRRSQMQATAAYSACDRIDTAAPTPGITWSQGGNDYAGCTGSGITFHEDATDSTDRQTYWLLPQQLGATVTVGVVNGQNVSTSLFTQFQSNIGIFGVNSAVAFRDVTDGTSNVIMVSERRLFSNIGPPNLRSSDGWIWGGPATLYSNRIAPHSGLWYDEADSAHDQVVQVLLADGSVKMVGINIDLRTWQNLGNMSQGAPVNIPF; encoded by the coding sequence ATGCCAACTCGACAGCGCAGAAAGGGTTTCACACTTATTGAACTTCTGGTCGTCATTGCGATTATCGCAATGCTGGTCGCTCTGCTGTTGCCTGCCGTGCAGAAGGCGCGCGAGGCGGCACGGCGTGCCCAATGCCAGAACAATCTGAAGCAGATCGGCCTGGCATTGCACAATTACCACGACGTGCATCGAGTCTTGCCGCCAGGCCAGATCAACAATACATTCCTGACTGACAACGTCGGGCGATACGCGAATCCGGCTGAAGCACGGACGTATCAACCTCGTAACACCAACAATCTTGGCCTGCATGGCACCAGTTGGATGTTGCACATTCTTCCCAATATCGACCAGGCCCCTCTCTACAACAGTTACTTCTTTGGGGACAACGTTCGGACGAATGGGGAATTCGGTTTCCAGACTCAGGATCTGGCCCTGATCTATCCGCCACGAACCGAGATCGCTGTTTTCTACTGCCCCAGCCGCAGGAGCCAGATGCAGGCAACCGCGGCCTATTCCGCCTGCGACAGGATTGATACGGCGGCTCCCACCCCGGGGATCACCTGGAGTCAAGGGGGAAATGACTACGCGGGTTGCACAGGATCGGGCATCACGTTCCATGAGGACGCAACAGACTCCACCGATCGACAGACCTATTGGCTCTTGCCACAACAACTCGGCGCTACTGTGACGGTAGGTGTCGTAAACGGTCAGAACGTTTCCACGTCACTGTTCACGCAGTTTCAATCAAATATCGGCATCTTCGGTGTCAATTCGGCCGTGGCATTCAGGGACGTCACGGACGGGACATCAAACGTGATCATGGTCTCAGAGCGTCGGCTGTTCTCCAATATTGGACCGCCGAACCTGCGCAGCAGCGACGGCTGGATCTGGGGTGGTCCCGCCACTCTCTACAGCAACCGCATTGCCCCCCACAGTGGACTGTGGTACGACGAAGCCGACAGCGCCCACGATCAAGTCGTACAGGTTCTGCTCGCCGACGGCAGTGTCAAAATGGTGGGGATTAATATCGACCTGCGGACATGGCAGAACCTGGGAAATATGAGCCAGGGAGCCCCGGTAAATATCCCATTCTGA
- a CDS encoding PfkB family carbohydrate kinase — translation MRVVTFGEVMLRMMPPGWLRVSQSLPGSLDATFGGAEVNVAVSIARQGGQAAFCTALPDNPLTDAFVAQLRSFGVDVDLILRTSEGRFGIYFVENGANQRGGTVIYDRAGSSISMTPASTYQWDTIFKGASWFHVTGITPSLSREAADAALASAREATQRKIPVSCDLNFRKKLWNWESGTKPAALARKTMEQLLPHVQVLIANEEDAEQVLGIHSAETNVEAGELNLEGYQGVAQQIVERFPNIRKVAITLRESISASHNNWGAMLYDAEQKKAVYAPTDASGTYTPYEIRNIVDRVGAGDSFAGALIFALQTPELAESATALHYAVAASCLKHSILGDYNQSSRAEIEALMKGGGRGRVSR, via the coding sequence ATGCGCGTTGTGACGTTTGGTGAGGTGATGTTGCGCATGATGCCACCAGGTTGGTTGCGTGTTTCGCAGTCGCTGCCGGGAAGTCTCGACGCCACATTCGGTGGTGCGGAAGTGAATGTGGCAGTCTCGATCGCTCGACAGGGTGGTCAGGCAGCATTCTGCACGGCACTTCCCGATAACCCTCTGACCGACGCGTTCGTGGCCCAGCTCCGTTCGTTTGGTGTGGACGTCGATCTGATTTTGCGGACCAGTGAGGGACGTTTCGGTATTTATTTTGTTGAGAACGGTGCCAATCAGCGGGGTGGGACGGTTATCTATGACCGTGCCGGTTCTTCGATCTCGATGACCCCGGCGAGCACCTATCAATGGGACACAATCTTCAAGGGGGCGAGCTGGTTTCACGTGACCGGAATTACGCCGTCACTCAGCCGTGAAGCCGCCGATGCCGCACTGGCCTCCGCCCGGGAAGCCACACAGCGAAAAATTCCGGTTTCATGCGATCTGAACTTTCGTAAGAAGCTCTGGAACTGGGAGTCTGGTACCAAACCGGCCGCACTCGCACGAAAGACGATGGAGCAACTGCTGCCTCACGTACAGGTTTTGATCGCCAACGAAGAGGATGCTGAGCAGGTCCTGGGAATCCACTCTGCCGAAACAAATGTTGAGGCCGGGGAACTGAATCTCGAAGGTTACCAGGGTGTGGCCCAGCAGATCGTCGAGCGATTTCCAAATATCCGCAAGGTGGCAATCACACTGCGGGAAAGTATCTCGGCCAGCCACAACAACTGGGGTGCGATGCTGTACGACGCTGAACAGAAAAAAGCGGTCTACGCTCCGACGGATGCATCCGGGACGTATACCCCCTACGAAATTCGAAATATCGTTGATCGGGTTGGCGCGGGAGACTCGTTTGCCGGGGCTCTGATTTTTGCCCTTCAGACGCCAGAACTGGCTGAGTCGGCCACGGCTTTGCATTATGCGGTCGCAGCAAGCTGCCTGAAGCACAGCATTCTGGGTGATTACAACCAGTCATCCCGGGCAGAAATCGAAGCCCTGATGAAAGGTGGTGGTCGAGGTCGGGTCAGCCGATAG
- the serA gene encoding phosphoglycerate dehydrogenase — protein sequence MYRVLITDDLSAAGLKILQETPGIEVVVRSGKHTPEQVREYLQDCDGIIIRSATKLTPEILKDQPRLKVIVRAGVGVDNIDLPAATREGIVVMNTPAGNTTSTAEQAMALLLGLARNIGPAAGSMKAGKWDRKSFTGTQLAGKSIAVIGLGRIGLTVARRCIAFEMKVLGYDPFLSEERARAEGIELYRDIDDLVGKCDFLTVHTPMTPETEGLINATRIAKMKKGVRLINGARGGIIDEKALFDAIQSGHVAGAALDVFVDEPPKDWSLAQLPQVLATPHLGASTEEAQELVAVEAAEIISGFLVRNEVRHAVNMAPITAAEMTDMQPYLDLGRRLGLLLSQLNKGGVRGVRLQFKGEAANKKTKLIANAFAAGLLSNALADNVNIVNAEMLAKERGIEIKEELSHEVGDFSTLISATVTTDNGEITAAGTIFGKQFLRLVRVDQFHLDAYLDGLLLIYKHIDKPGVIGFIGNICGNHKVNIAHMALGRERNEPGGDAIAVLNLDNEPDAATLAEVAEHKAVTGVQLVKLPKAGEPLPWLVSR from the coding sequence ATGTACCGAGTTCTCATCACCGACGATCTTTCCGCTGCAGGTCTTAAGATTCTTCAAGAGACACCTGGCATTGAAGTTGTCGTTCGCAGTGGCAAGCACACACCCGAGCAGGTCCGTGAATATCTTCAGGACTGTGACGGGATCATCATCCGTAGCGCGACAAAGCTGACTCCGGAGATCCTCAAGGATCAACCGCGACTGAAAGTGATTGTCCGCGCTGGCGTGGGAGTCGATAATATTGACCTCCCCGCGGCGACCCGCGAAGGGATCGTCGTGATGAACACCCCGGCGGGGAACACGACATCCACTGCCGAACAGGCGATGGCTCTGTTGCTGGGACTGGCTCGCAATATCGGTCCCGCCGCCGGGTCCATGAAAGCCGGCAAGTGGGATCGCAAAAGTTTCACGGGAACTCAGCTGGCCGGTAAATCAATTGCCGTGATTGGGCTGGGGCGAATCGGTCTGACGGTCGCCCGACGCTGCATCGCCTTTGAAATGAAAGTTCTGGGCTACGACCCATTCCTGTCGGAGGAACGAGCCCGTGCGGAAGGGATTGAACTCTATCGTGACATCGATGATCTGGTCGGCAAGTGCGACTTCTTGACCGTTCACACGCCGATGACTCCGGAAACGGAAGGCCTGATCAACGCCACCCGCATCGCAAAGATGAAGAAGGGTGTGCGACTGATCAACGGTGCTCGCGGTGGTATTATCGACGAGAAGGCTCTCTTCGACGCCATTCAGTCAGGGCACGTGGCTGGCGCTGCACTGGACGTATTCGTCGACGAGCCGCCCAAGGACTGGAGTCTGGCTCAGTTGCCTCAGGTTCTGGCCACACCTCACCTGGGTGCCTCAACCGAAGAAGCACAGGAACTCGTCGCTGTGGAAGCGGCCGAGATCATCTCGGGTTTTCTGGTCAGAAACGAAGTTCGACATGCCGTCAACATGGCTCCGATCACTGCGGCCGAGATGACGGATATGCAGCCTTACCTCGATCTGGGCCGTCGCCTGGGTCTGCTGCTTTCTCAATTGAACAAGGGTGGCGTACGTGGCGTGCGTCTCCAGTTCAAGGGTGAAGCCGCGAACAAGAAGACCAAACTGATCGCCAATGCCTTTGCCGCCGGTCTGCTGTCGAATGCACTGGCCGACAACGTCAACATCGTCAACGCCGAGATGCTGGCGAAAGAACGCGGAATCGAAATCAAGGAAGAGCTGTCTCACGAAGTGGGCGATTTCTCAACTCTGATTTCTGCGACCGTCACGACGGACAACGGAGAAATCACTGCCGCCGGAACCATCTTCGGCAAGCAGTTCCTGCGACTGGTCCGTGTTGATCAGTTCCACCTGGATGCCTACCTCGACGGCTTGCTGCTGATCTACAAGCACATCGACAAGCCGGGTGTCATCGGGTTCATCGGGAATATCTGCGGTAATCACAAAGTCAATATCGCACATATGGCCCTGGGACGTGAAAGGAACGAACCAGGTGGCGACGCGATTGCCGTGTTGAACCTGGACAATGAACCCGACGCCGCCACACTGGCAGAAGTGGCCGAGCACAAAGCGGTCACCGGTGTGCAACTGGTCAAGTTGCCCAAGGCCGGCGAACCGCTCCCCTGGTTGGTAAGCCGGTAA